Proteins found in one Desulfovibrio legallii genomic segment:
- a CDS encoding ERCC4 domain-containing protein produces MMDRITVVVDTREQEPYSFDTDKVSAVRKALPAGDYSLVGLEERVAVERKSLTDFVSTVIRGRKRFHRELEKLSAYESACVVVECNFRDLVDGRYRSDAHPHALIGTVASIVVDFGVPVYFCSDRQAACRFVEEYLTRFHRRIARCQKEMRVTRRDSGEE; encoded by the coding sequence ATGATGGACCGGATCACCGTTGTCGTCGACACCCGCGAACAGGAGCCCTACAGCTTCGATACAGACAAGGTTTCGGCGGTTCGCAAGGCGCTGCCCGCCGGTGATTACTCGCTGGTCGGCCTCGAGGAACGGGTGGCGGTGGAGCGCAAATCCCTGACGGATTTCGTCTCCACCGTCATCCGGGGGAGAAAGCGGTTCCACCGTGAGCTGGAAAAGCTCTCCGCCTACGAATCCGCCTGCGTGGTTGTCGAGTGCAACTTTCGCGATCTGGTCGATGGCCGCTACCGCAGCGATGCCCACCCGCATGCGCTGATCGGAACGGTCGCCTCCATCGTCGTCGACTTCGGTGTCCCCGTCTACTTCTGCTCGGACCGGCAGGCCGCCTGCCGTTTTGTCGAGGAGTACCTGACACGTTTTCACCGGAGGATCGCGAGATGCCAAAAAGAAATGAGAGTAACCCGGCGCGACTCCGGGGAA